The Colletotrichum destructivum chromosome 8, complete sequence genome includes the window AAGCGCAGCCAGGTCAACGAAGAAGCCCGCGCCTACTTTATCCATCAGATGAAGGAGAAGTTAAATAATCCTTGCCTCGAATCGAAACTTATCCCAGAATGGAGCGTAGGCTGTCGCCGGCTAACACCGGGGGTCAACTACCTCGAGTCACTCACCAAACCGAACGTCGAAGTTGTCTACGGCGAGATTAAAGAAATCACAGAGCATGGGTGCCTCTGTGACAACGGCCAAGAGCAccccgtcgacgtcctcatcTGCGCAACCGGCTTCGACACCTCCTTCAAACCTCGTTTCCCCGTCGTTGGGCCCTCTGGTGATAACCTTCAAGACAAGTGGGCCGTCACTCCGGAGTCATACTTCGGCGTGGCCGCAGCTGGGTTTCCCAACTATTTCCTTATGCTCGGCCCCAACTGCCCCATAGGCAACGGGCCAGTCTTGTCGGCCATCGAGGCACAAGCCGATTGGATGCTCAAGGTCATCGACCGATACCAGACGACCAacatcgtcgaggtcgccccCAAGGAAGAGGCTGTCCGCGACTTTGTCGAGTACAAGGAGTGGTTCATGAGCAAGACCGTTTGGTCGGATACGTGCCGGTCGTGGTACAAGTCCGGCGTCAATGGGCCTGTCGTGGCCTTGTGGCCAGGGTCGACGCTACACTAcatcgaggccatcaaggaggtGAGATGGGACGATCTGGATGTCAAGTATGCCGGCAATCGGTTCGCCTGGCTGGGCAACGGGTACTCGCAAACGGAGCTTGATGATACCGCGGACTGGGCATATTATATCCgggatgaggatgacgaccCGCCACTGACGACAGCTGGGAAACGGAAGTTGCTCAGCAAGAGTGGTACTGTCAATAGTAGGAATATTGTAGTATACAGCGGCAAGCCTAATGAGACCAAACAGCATGACCAGAGCAAGAAATGGATGGGCTATAATGGATTGGTTACCACTTTCTAGTTTCCTTTGCAGTCATTAACACGAAATGAAATATAGAACAGCCAATGACTTAGTTACCTCTATCAAACGTGTGAGCAAAGCTCTCTGGCCTGATGCTAGCCGATTTAAAAAGGACATGTTCAGTTGTGGAGCTGGCCGGGCGTTACCATCTCGATCAGGTGAGTTAGTCATAAGCTGAATTTGGAATGACAAGCTTGAAAGCTGACGGCCAGAAACAACATGATCATAGATCGCGGTCCTCAAGCTATGCGTTGTCCCACTGTTGCCGAGAACTGGTCAACTCGCACTCGGCATCAAGAATGAAACTCGCAGGCAGAGACAAAACGGAAAGTAGCAACATGGATGCTAGTTCGACCTCGTGGGTGCGGGAGTGGGTATTCGTCAGGATCGTTACGATACAGAATGGAGATTAGGCCACCTTGAGTTGCGCCGTTGCTTCAGCTTCTGCCTCCTCGATGTGTTTTTTGGTTCCTTCAAAATCCGGCATTACTTTTGGCTTGCTTCCCAGAGCCACTGCGACTTTGTTAGTGAAGAACCTGTGAGCAACACGAGCAAAGACACTACTCACATCTGTCAAAGAGATAGTAGGAGGTAACAAGCAGAATGGGCATGGCGACCATCGTCGCGGTCCACTTCCTTGCCGCTGTGCCGTACGCCTTGCGGTACTCTTTACTATTCGGGTTCAGCTTCGGGTGAgcctccggctccggctccggcgcgCGGGGCGGATGAGGGTATGTAGAGGCAACAGGTCGAGTCGGGGCCGTTGTTGGGGCCACCGCCGGAGTGGGTTTCGGGGCGCTCGCTGGGGTTACTGTCGCCGAGGTGGCAGTAGGCGCAGGGCTTGAGACAGGCGTGGGAGTCctgggggcggcggcagcagcagccttgGTCGTAGACACCTTCTTGTTCGCAGTTGCGGTGGCAGCTCTGGTAGCGGTTGTAGAACTAACAGTGTTCTTGACGGCCTTTGTGTCTTTGGGGGTTGTGCTCAgaggggcggcagcagcggacTTCGCAGTCGTGGAGGTGGGCTTGGTCgagctcgtcttcgacgTAGCAGTCCGCGCCTGAGTAGTCTTCTTGCTTACGGCGGCAACAGTGCTCGcgctcttcttcgtcgtggcggcggctgttgtcttcctcgcggcggcggtggctttCGGAGTCGTGACAGTCGCAGTagccgtcgtcgactttATAGCGCGCGTTGCATAGCATCGCTGTGCGAGGAACCCTGCGTGACTTGGCACCGCTGTCGAAGCGGCTGATACAGCTCGCCAGCTGGTGTTCGCGAGAGTTCGGGGAAGAGCCATTGAGTTCATGGCTGGTCGTGATGTTCTGTAGGTGAAGATACAGAGAACAGAAGAGAAGGTAGGTGTCTCAACGACGGTTGGGATCGTGGGTAACGCTCGTGACAGGATGAGTTTCGCACCTCAACAAACATAGAGTCATAGCATGCTTTGTGGGAAGAAACAAACAGGGATGTCGGCTAATGTGCGCCGTCGAGGGATGGACATTCGGACGCAGAAAGCGACTCTATCCCGGCCGACGGCGCGTTCGCGTCGTGACGCTTCATGCGTTGGAAATTGCCATGTGGGTTCTGAACTTCTGACAGGTTGGTGGACAGCCACGCCCGGCTACGACAGCTGGTGACAGATGGCTTCGCAATCCCTTTAACGCGTTCGGGTTTTTCTCATTTAAGCCAGCCAGCCCTAAGCTTCCAGAAGCTCAACTGAAGCCATCTCGTCCGACGATGA containing:
- a CDS encoding Putative flavin monooxygenase, FAD/NAD(P)-binding domain superfamily, whose translation is MGDFLASATTTQSGDQDIANRLSSPIQSERNFRVICIGAGASGLLMAYKLQRHFQNYSLQCYEKNPSVAGTWFENRYPGCACDVPSHNYTWSFEPKLDWTSVYPPASEVLQYFEHFARKYSLYQYIKLQHQVVGAYWDAQNGGYDVHVKNVTTGETAIDHCDILINAGGILNNWKWPAIPGLSNYKGILLHTANWDDSISLEGKHVGLIGNGSSGIQVLPAIRETCKKVTTFIREPTWVSPMQGLEQHNFTREEKNEFADKPDALLKYRKNIESGLNSQFGIFLKRSQVNEEARAYFIHQMKEKLNNPCLESKLIPEWSVGCRRLTPGVNYLESLTKPNVEVVYGEIKEITEHGCLCDNGQEHPVDVLICATGFDTSFKPRFPVVGPSGDNLQDKWAVTPESYFGVAAAGFPNYFLMLGPNCPIGNGPVLSAIEAQADWMLKVIDRYQTTNIVEVAPKEEAVRDFVEYKEWFMSKTVWSDTCRSWYKSGVNGPVVALWPGSTLHYIEAIKEVRWDDLDVKYAGNRFAWLGNGYSQTELDDTADWAYYIRDEDDDPPLTTAGKRKLLSKSGTVNSRNIVVYSGKPNETKQHDQSKKWMGYNGLVTTF